The genomic region AATGGTTCTGGCTTTGGCTTGGGCTTGGGTTCTGGCTTTGGTTCTGGCTTAGGCTTGGGCTTTGGCTTTTGTTTCGACTCCGGTTTGGgctttggttttgattttggcTCTTGTTTGGGCTCTGGCTTTGGTTTTGGCTCTTCTTTGGGCTCTGGCTTTGGTTTTGGCTCTTGTTTGGGCTCTGGCTTTGGTTTTGGCTCTGGATTTGGTTTTGGCTCCGGTTTGTGCTTTGGCTCTGGCTTAACAGCAACTGGTGGATGATGGAAATGATTGTGAAATTTCTTATACCAAGGGTGGGACTTAGGGAACGACGGCCAAAGGGTGGCAGATGTGCAAATTGCCGACGAGAATTTGAGTAGTCCGGTCGGTCCAAAGGTGTGTTTTTCATTTGACTTGGACATGAAAGTGATCTTAGAGGCTTCTAACCCATTGTGAAATGCACAAGGTGCATTTATGGCGTTGTGGAGTTGTACATAGCATTCCTCACTCAACTTTCCATCTTTCAAGATTTCTTGAGGAAGATTTAACTTGAATTGTCCTTCATCATCCAACTTTCCAACACCTCTTGTTTGGAATTCACCATCTTCAAGCTTGCAGTCAATGGTCACTTTTAACCC from Helianthus annuus cultivar XRQ/B chromosome 10, HanXRQr2.0-SUNRISE, whole genome shotgun sequence harbors:
- the LOC110885111 gene encoding proline-rich protein 4 gives rise to the protein MKRTFVLGFLLVLFFYGSLCYGSANIVEVVGFGECADCKENNIKTSQALSGLKVTIDCKLEDGEFQTRGVGKLDDEGQFKLNLPQEILKDGKLSEECYVQLHNAINAPCAFHNGLEASKITFMSKSNEKHTFGPTGLLKFSSAICTSATLWPSFPKSHPWYKKFHNHFHHPPVAVKPEPKHKPEPKPNPEPKPKPEPKQEPKPKPEPKEEPKPKPEPKQEPKSKPKPKPESKQKPKPKPKPEPKPEPKPKPKPEPFLKKPCPPFSLPKFHPLPTLPPKWKHHPLIPGPPHI